A section of the Streptomyces xinghaiensis S187 genome encodes:
- a CDS encoding MBL fold metallo-hydrolase, producing MTERQERFLTGIGTATGVGGRIGYGTGTGTGAGTGTETGTGPGTAAAPPGTATATAPGPAPRPRTGPLPEPRPLGETRTWPRSFADRLTAPLPAGVAGLARLAREGVSRPPAEALAEVSELPVAPGPLPEAGPGTVAVTWAGHASWVVRIGGLTVLTDPVWSRRILGTPSRVTPVGVPWRDLPPVDAVVISHNHYDHLDGPTLRRLPRDTHLFVPAGLGAWCRRRRFTRVTELDWWEAVELPARDRGTVRFDFVPAHHWSKRTLTDTCRSLWGGWVLTGPAGRRVYFAGDTGYGHWFAEIGARLPGIDLALLPIGAYDPSDMLRDVHTDPEEAVQACLDVGARHMAPMHWATFLLSAEPPLEPLTRVRAAWRRTGRPRGQLWDLPVGGSRVLPEE from the coding sequence GGGGCCGGCACCGGCACGGAGACCGGGACCGGTCCCGGCACCGCCGCCGCGCCCCCCGGCACCGCCACGGCCACCGCTCCGGGCCCGGCCCCCCGCCCCCGTACCGGACCGCTGCCCGAGCCCCGTCCGCTGGGGGAGACCCGCACCTGGCCCCGGTCCTTCGCCGACCGGCTCACCGCGCCGCTGCCCGCCGGGGTGGCCGGCCTCGCGCGGCTGGCCCGCGAAGGGGTGTCGCGGCCCCCCGCCGAGGCCCTGGCGGAGGTCTCCGAGCTGCCCGTGGCGCCGGGCCCGCTGCCGGAGGCCGGGCCCGGCACGGTCGCCGTGACCTGGGCGGGCCACGCGAGCTGGGTGGTGCGGATAGGCGGGCTCACCGTGCTGACCGACCCGGTGTGGTCCCGCCGCATCCTCGGCACCCCCTCCCGCGTCACCCCCGTCGGCGTCCCCTGGAGGGACCTGCCCCCGGTGGACGCCGTCGTCATCAGCCACAACCACTACGACCACCTCGACGGCCCCACGCTCCGCAGGCTCCCCCGCGACACCCACCTCTTCGTGCCGGCCGGGCTCGGCGCCTGGTGCCGGCGCCGCCGCTTCACCCGCGTCACCGAACTCGACTGGTGGGAGGCGGTGGAACTGCCCGCCCGGGACCGCGGCACCGTCCGCTTCGACTTCGTCCCGGCCCACCACTGGAGCAAGCGCACCCTCACCGACACCTGCCGTTCGCTGTGGGGCGGCTGGGTCCTGACCGGCCCCGCGGGCCGGCGCGTGTACTTCGCGGGCGACACCGGCTACGGCCACTGGTTCGCGGAGATCGGTGCCCGGCTGCCCGGGATCGACCTCGCTCTGCTGCCGATCGGCGCCTACGACCCCTCGGACATGCTGCGCGACGTCCACACCGACCCGGAGGAGGCCGTGCAGGCCTGCCTGGACGTGGGCGCGCGGCACATGGCGCCGATGCACTGGGCGACGTTCCTGCTCTCCGCCGAACCCCCGCTGGAACCGCTCACCCGGGTCCGCGCCGCCTGGCGGCGCACCGGCCGCCCCCGCGGGCAGCTCTGGGACCTCCCGGTGGGCGGCTCCCGGGTGCTCCCGGAGGAGTGA
- a CDS encoding DedA family protein: MGDLLSWVPATSPQTFVGYPSLFLLVALGSLVPVVPTGALVSSAAAVALHHQLPGLTLPLVFAVAALAAFAGDVLLYWLGLRGVRSDSGSRWLRRLRDRAAPDRLEAARRKLDERGVTVLVVSRLMPAGRIPVMLACLLAKMPLRDFVRGDAPASLAWAAAYLLIGITGGSLFPEPWQGALAAVALALAISAAPAGWRRVRDAGRRDTAS, from the coding sequence GTGGGAGACCTCCTCAGCTGGGTGCCGGCGACGTCGCCGCAGACCTTCGTGGGCTACCCCTCGCTGTTCCTGCTGGTGGCGCTGGGGTCACTGGTGCCGGTGGTGCCGACGGGCGCGCTGGTGAGTTCGGCGGCGGCCGTGGCCCTCCACCACCAGCTGCCCGGGCTCACCCTGCCGCTGGTGTTCGCGGTGGCGGCCCTGGCGGCCTTCGCCGGTGACGTCCTCCTCTACTGGCTCGGCCTGCGCGGCGTGCGCTCGGACAGCGGCTCCCGCTGGCTGCGGCGGCTGCGTGACCGGGCGGCGCCCGACCGGCTGGAGGCGGCGCGGCGGAAGCTGGACGAGCGCGGGGTGACGGTGCTCGTCGTGTCCCGGCTGATGCCGGCCGGGCGGATTCCGGTGATGCTGGCGTGCCTGCTGGCGAAGATGCCGCTGCGGGACTTCGTCCGCGGTGACGCGCCGGCGAGCCTGGCGTGGGCCGCGGCCTATCTGCTGATCGGGATCACCGGCGGTTCGCTCTTCCCCGAGCCCTGGCAGGGGGCGCTGGCGGCGGTGGCCCTGGCGCTGGCCATCAGCGCCGCCCCGGCCGGCTGGCGCCGGGTCCGGGACGCCGGCCGGCGCGATACGGCGAGCTGA
- a CDS encoding MBL fold metallo-hydrolase, with protein MPVEITWWGHATATVTDSGVRVLTDPLLVQRLAHLRRRRGAVPPPEAAVADVVLVSHLHADHLHPRSLARLEPGTRVLVPRGALAAVPALRRLAAGTLRVTEVAPGDETRVGDLTVRAVPAAHDGRRLPYGPRRSPALGYVLRGESTTYFAGDTGLFDEMADVVGPCDVALLPVGGWGPYLGSGHLDASRAARAAARLAPRCAVPVHYGTFWPIGLDAVRPHEFHSPGEEFVRQATALAPEVAVHRLEHGQSVRPEVAR; from the coding sequence GTGCCGGTCGAGATCACTTGGTGGGGCCATGCCACCGCGACCGTGACGGATTCCGGGGTGCGGGTGCTCACCGACCCCCTGCTCGTGCAGCGGCTGGCGCATCTGCGGCGCCGCCGGGGCGCGGTGCCCCCGCCCGAGGCCGCCGTCGCCGATGTCGTGCTGGTCTCCCATCTGCACGCCGACCATCTCCACCCGCGCTCGCTGGCCCGGCTGGAGCCGGGCACCCGGGTGCTCGTGCCGCGCGGGGCGCTCGCCGCGGTGCCCGCGCTGCGCCGGCTGGCCGCCGGAACGCTGCGCGTCACCGAGGTCGCGCCCGGTGACGAGACGCGGGTCGGGGATCTCACGGTGCGGGCCGTGCCCGCCGCGCACGACGGGCGCCGGCTGCCGTACGGGCCCCGCCGCTCTCCCGCCCTCGGCTATGTGCTGCGGGGCGAGTCGACCACCTACTTCGCGGGGGACACGGGCTTGTTCGACGAGATGGCGGATGTGGTGGGGCCCTGCGATGTGGCGCTGCTGCCGGTCGGCGGCTGGGGCCCGTATCTGGGCAGCGGCCATCTGGACGCCTCGCGCGCCGCCCGGGCGGCGGCCCGGCTGGCGCCGCGGTGCGCGGTGCCGGTGCACTACGGCACGTTCTGGCCGATCGGCCTGGACGCCGTGCGGCCGCACGAGTTCCACTCCCCCGGCGAGGAGTTCGTCCGGCAGGCGACGGCGCTCGCCCCGGAGGTGGCCGTGCACCGGCTGGAGCACGGGCAGAGCGTGCGGCCAGAGGTCGCGCGGTGA
- a CDS encoding fatty acid desaturase family protein, with translation MTTSTEAPGTARAASETVHPPRTAESGSDFARLAKRISRAGLLERRPRYYAVRFSVVSVLFVAGWTAFALLGDSWWQPAVAAFLGLVFGQIALLTHDLAHRQVFRRRRPSETGGRLFGNLGIGMSYGWWMNKHTRHHANPNHEELDPDVTPDILVWSGRQARESRGLPRFIGRRQAYLFFPLLTLEGFNLHVSSVRALLAGGMKRRVLEAVLLSAHTVVYLGALFLVLSPGKALLFLFVHQAVFGVYLGSTFAPNHKGMPTFTGEDRPDFLRRQVLTSRNVRGGHLMDIALGGLNYQIEHHLFPSMATPHLRRARAIVREYCAELNIPYHETGLIASYREALRHLHAVGAPLRRGGRDAVPAA, from the coding sequence ATGACGACAAGCACCGAGGCCCCCGGCACAGCCCGGGCCGCTTCGGAAACGGTCCACCCTCCTCGTACCGCGGAATCCGGCAGTGATTTCGCCCGGCTGGCGAAACGGATCTCCCGTGCCGGCCTGCTGGAGCGCCGCCCCCGCTACTACGCGGTCCGGTTCTCCGTGGTCTCCGTACTCTTCGTGGCCGGCTGGACGGCCTTCGCGCTGCTCGGGGACTCCTGGTGGCAGCCGGCCGTGGCCGCCTTCCTCGGGCTGGTCTTCGGGCAGATCGCGCTGCTGACCCACGACCTCGCCCACCGCCAGGTCTTCCGGCGCCGCCGGCCCAGCGAGACCGGCGGCCGGCTGTTCGGCAATCTCGGCATCGGGATGAGCTACGGCTGGTGGATGAACAAGCACACCCGGCACCACGCCAACCCCAACCACGAGGAGCTGGACCCGGACGTCACCCCCGACATCCTCGTCTGGTCCGGCAGGCAGGCGCGGGAGAGCCGGGGCCTGCCCCGGTTCATCGGCCGCCGGCAGGCGTACCTGTTCTTCCCGCTGCTCACCCTGGAGGGCTTCAACCTCCATGTGTCGAGCGTGCGGGCGCTCCTCGCCGGGGGGATGAAGCGGCGGGTCCTGGAGGCCGTCCTGCTCTCCGCGCACACCGTGGTCTACCTGGGCGCGCTGTTCCTCGTGCTCTCCCCCGGCAAGGCGCTGCTGTTCCTCTTCGTCCACCAGGCCGTCTTCGGCGTCTACCTGGGGTCGACGTTCGCGCCCAACCACAAGGGGATGCCGACCTTCACCGGCGAGGACCGGCCCGACTTCCTGCGGCGCCAGGTGCTCACCTCCCGCAATGTGCGCGGCGGGCACCTCATGGACATCGCCCTGGGCGGGCTGAACTACCAGATCGAGCACCACCTCTTCCCCAGCATGGCCACCCCGCACCTGCGCCGGGCCCGGGCCATCGTCCGCGAGTACTGCGCGGAGCTGAACATCCCGTACCACGAGACCGGGCTGATCGCCTCGTACCGTGAGGCGCTGCGCCATCTGCACGCCGTCGGCGCGCCGCTCCGGCGGGGCGGACGGGACGCGGTACCCGCCGCCTGA
- a CDS encoding phage holin family protein — MGTCVVRGRWRAVGGAVFRVLAVWAVSTLTMLILAGLLPDFRIQSPSGDSPTTIARTAAIGAGAFGLLSALVWPLLVRALLLVPAFVLGILVFFLNGSMLLLALRLVPDGGSEAGPETAVAVAAIMSAVASATSTALAVRDDGAYRRRLRRLAHRHRPGPRRTGEDGLPARPGILFLQLDGVGFDVLSEAVTPRTLPGTGRVLPPVMETVASWIGTGGHRLSMWRTDWSSQTGASQLGILHGTNHDVPAFRWYEKETGRVMVCSSPSSVAELQRRAVERTGDRGLLAEDGASRGNLFSGGAQQLALVLSVAARRGRGTRSRAGYFAYFSDPANATRTALSFTAEVFREIVQAVRARMRGDEPRVKRGGLYPFIRAFATVVSRDVVVAAVIGDLFAGRTVVYADLVAYDEVAHHSGPHSRDAQQVLARLDRSVRLIAKAAAHAPRAYRIVLLSDHGQSPGRTFAEAYGITLEELVRIGCRGGRSGSRPLAGRRADREVTGAEARAVARAALHRVDEEEKETRRGRGAGPVVLGSGNLGLISFPELPGRVSREEIERRHPALLGTLAEHPGIGFLLVRSEEYGPVVLGPHGGEHRLDQRVVIGPDPLAPFGPEAEDAVRRTAAFPHAADIMVNSAYDPTTGRVHAFEAQIGSHGGLGGSQGHAFLLRPAELSPPVPEGEILTGAEAVHRVFRRWLAETEAPGAPLSPPAGGPGERVG, encoded by the coding sequence ATGGGAACGTGCGTGGTACGAGGCAGATGGCGGGCCGTCGGCGGCGCGGTGTTCCGGGTGCTCGCGGTGTGGGCGGTCAGCACGCTGACGATGCTGATCCTCGCCGGCCTGCTGCCGGACTTCCGCATCCAGTCCCCCAGCGGCGACAGCCCGACGACCATCGCCCGCACGGCCGCCATCGGCGCCGGCGCCTTCGGGCTGCTGAGCGCGCTGGTCTGGCCGCTGCTGGTCCGCGCGCTGCTGCTGGTGCCGGCCTTCGTCCTCGGCATCCTGGTGTTCTTCCTCAACGGCTCGATGCTGCTGCTCGCCCTGCGGCTGGTCCCCGATGGCGGGAGCGAGGCCGGGCCGGAGACGGCCGTGGCGGTGGCCGCCATCATGTCGGCCGTCGCCTCCGCGACCAGCACCGCTCTCGCCGTCCGTGACGACGGCGCCTACCGGCGGCGGCTCCGCCGGCTCGCGCACCGGCACCGGCCCGGCCCCCGGCGCACCGGCGAGGACGGTCTTCCCGCCCGGCCGGGCATCCTCTTCCTCCAGCTCGATGGGGTGGGCTTCGACGTCCTCAGTGAGGCCGTCACCCCCCGCACCCTGCCCGGTACCGGCCGGGTGCTGCCGCCGGTCATGGAGACCGTCGCCTCCTGGATCGGGACCGGCGGCCACCGGCTGTCGATGTGGCGCACCGACTGGTCCAGCCAGACCGGCGCCAGCCAGCTCGGCATTCTGCACGGCACCAACCACGACGTCCCCGCCTTCCGCTGGTACGAGAAGGAGACCGGCCGCGTCATGGTGTGCTCCTCGCCGAGCAGCGTCGCCGAACTCCAGCGCCGCGCCGTCGAGCGCACCGGCGACCGGGGGCTGCTGGCGGAGGACGGCGCCAGCCGCGGCAACCTCTTCAGCGGCGGCGCGCAGCAGCTCGCCCTGGTGCTCTCCGTGGCCGCCCGGCGCGGCCGGGGCACCCGCTCCCGGGCGGGCTACTTCGCGTACTTCTCCGATCCGGCCAACGCCACCCGCACCGCCCTGTCCTTCACCGCCGAGGTGTTCCGCGAGATCGTGCAGGCCGTGCGGGCCCGGATGCGCGGGGACGAGCCGCGCGTCAAGCGGGGCGGGCTCTACCCGTTCATCCGCGCCTTCGCGACCGTCGTCTCCCGGGACGTGGTCGTCGCGGCCGTCATCGGCGACCTGTTCGCCGGGCGCACGGTGGTCTACGCCGACCTCGTCGCCTACGACGAGGTGGCCCACCACTCCGGCCCGCACAGCCGGGACGCCCAGCAGGTGCTGGCCCGCCTCGACCGCAGCGTCCGGCTGATCGCGAAGGCCGCCGCCCATGCGCCCCGCGCCTATCGCATCGTGCTGCTCTCCGATCACGGGCAGAGCCCCGGCCGGACGTTCGCCGAGGCCTACGGGATCACGCTGGAGGAACTGGTCCGCATCGGCTGCCGCGGCGGCCGGTCCGGTTCCCGGCCGCTGGCCGGACGGCGCGCCGACCGCGAGGTGACCGGCGCCGAGGCGCGGGCGGTGGCCCGGGCGGCGCTGCACCGCGTCGATGAGGAGGAGAAGGAGACCCGGCGCGGCCGGGGCGCCGGGCCGGTCGTGCTCGGCTCCGGCAACCTCGGGCTGATCAGCTTCCCCGAACTGCCCGGCAGGGTCAGCCGGGAGGAGATCGAGCGCCGCCACCCCGCACTGCTGGGCACGCTGGCCGAGCACCCCGGCATCGGGTTCCTCCTGGTGCGCAGCGAGGAGTACGGGCCGGTGGTGCTGGGCCCGCACGGCGGCGAGCACCGGCTCGACCAGCGCGTCGTCATCGGCCCGGACCCGCTGGCGCCCTTCGGCCCGGAGGCCGAGGACGCGGTCCGGCGCACCGCGGCCTTCCCGCACGCCGCGGACATCATGGTCAACTCCGCGTACGACCCGACGACCGGCCGGGTGCACGCCTTCGAGGCGCAGATCGGCTCGCACGGCGGGCTCGGCGGCTCCCAGGGCCACGCCTTCCTGCTCCGCCCCGCGGAACTGTCGCCTCCGGTGCCGGAGGGCGAGATCCTCACCGGGGCGGAGGCGGTGCACCGGGTGTTCCGCCGCTGGCTGGCCGAGACGGAGGCCCCCGGGGCCCCGCTGTCGCCCCCGGCGGGCGGCCCCGGCGAACGCGTCGGCTGA
- a CDS encoding ketopantoate reductase family protein: MTVAVLGPGGVGGLVGALLARAGHRVVCLAGAETAGTLRQDGLHVTSGRFGAFRVPVEADTELREPAGLLFVTVKETALADALERVPAAALGGGLVLPLLNGADHLGPLRERYPAEQVAAATIRVESTRVAPGRIEHTSPFAGIELAGRTVPRERLDHTAALLREAGLGATVRDDETALLWDKLVFLAPMALLTTRYGATVGAVREQRRPELLALLDEIAAVARAAGATAEPGEVLGFLEGAPGSMKSSMQRDAEAGRPLELDAIGGSVLRAAERHGLPAPLTAEIVAELRARTGRS; the protein is encoded by the coding sequence ATGACAGTGGCGGTACTGGGCCCGGGCGGCGTGGGAGGACTGGTCGGCGCGCTGCTCGCCCGCGCGGGGCACCGCGTGGTGTGCCTCGCCGGAGCGGAGACCGCCGGAACGCTGCGGCAGGACGGCCTGCACGTGACCAGCGGGCGCTTCGGCGCCTTCCGGGTCCCGGTCGAGGCGGACACCGAACTGCGCGAGCCGGCCGGCCTGCTGTTCGTCACCGTCAAGGAGACCGCGCTCGCCGACGCCCTGGAGCGGGTGCCGGCGGCGGCTCTCGGCGGCGGACTGGTGCTCCCGCTGCTCAACGGGGCCGACCACCTCGGGCCGCTGCGCGAGCGCTATCCGGCGGAGCAGGTGGCCGCCGCGACGATCCGCGTCGAGTCGACCCGCGTCGCCCCCGGCCGCATCGAGCACACCAGCCCCTTCGCCGGCATCGAACTCGCCGGCCGCACCGTGCCCCGCGAGCGCCTCGACCACACCGCAGCTCTGCTGCGCGAGGCCGGGCTCGGCGCGACCGTACGGGACGACGAGACCGCCCTGCTCTGGGACAAGCTGGTCTTCCTCGCCCCGATGGCCCTCCTCACCACCCGCTACGGGGCCACGGTCGGCGCGGTCCGCGAGCAGCGGCGGCCCGAACTGCTCGCCCTGCTCGACGAGATCGCCGCCGTCGCGCGCGCCGCGGGCGCCACCGCCGAGCCGGGCGAGGTGCTCGGCTTCCTGGAGGGCGCCCCCGGCTCCATGAAGTCCTCGATGCAGCGCGACGCCGAGGCGGGCCGCCCCCTGGAGCTCGACGCGATCGGCGGCTCGGTGCTCCGCGCGGCCGAACGCCACGGCCTCCCGGCCCCGCTCACCGCGGAGATCGTCGCGGAGCTGCGGGCCCGCACCGGGCGCTCCTGA